The genomic DNA GGAACATCTTCGGTCGCCTCGACCGACTCTTCCTCAAGCTCTTCCTCGAAGAGGAAGACCTCTCGCTGCACGTCGTGATCGATGCGTCGGCCTCCAGCGACTGCGGCGAGCCCAACAAGTTCCTCTTCATGCAGAAGGCCGCCATGGCCCTCTCGTACCTCGGCCTCGCCAACTACAACCGCGTCGCCGCGACGGCGATCGGCGGCGGGCCGCGCGCCGAGGGCAGCATCTCGGGGAGCATCCGCGACCTGCGAGGCAAGCGCCGCGCCCTGGAGATGGGCTCATTCCTCTGTGGGCTGACGCCCGAAGGCCCGACCAACTTCGGCGAGGCCGCCAAGCGCATCTCCCTTACCCGGCGAGGCAGGGGCGTCATGGTCGTCCTCTCCGATTTCTTCATGAAAGAGGGCTACGAGACCGGCCTGCGCCTGTTGGTGGGCCGCGGCTACGACGTCTTCGCGATCCAGGTCCTCAGCCCGCAGGAGGTCGCGCCCGAGATCGCCGGCGACCTGCGCCTGAAGGATGTCGAGGATGGCGACATGGCCGAGGTCACGATCTCCGCCCCGCTCATCAAGAAGTACAAGCAGAATCTCGCCGCCTACTGCGACCAGTTCCGCCTCTTCTGTGCAAGGCGCGAGATCACCGCCATCACCGTGCAGAGCGACCTCTCCGTCGAGGCCCTGATCCTCGACTATCTCCAGACGAGGGGGCTCTTGCGATGACCTGGCTCACCCCATGGGTCGGCGCGATCGCCGCGGCTGTCGCGATCCCCGCCCTCCTCATCCTCTACTTCCTGAAGCTCCGGAGACGCGACGTCGAAGTCTCCACCACGCTCCTCTGGAAGAAAGCGATCCAGGATCTCCAGGCCAACGCGCCCTTCCAACGCCTCCGCAGGAACCTGCTCCTTCTCCTCCAGCTCATCGTCCTCGCCGCCGCGCTCTTCGCCCTCGCGCAGCCGCAGTTCAAGGGTGCGACCACCAAGGGCCAACGCCACATCATCCTGATCGATCGCTCCGCATCCATGCAATCGCTCGACGCGCCATCGCCCTCGGGCGCGCCCCGCCCGGTGCAGCGTCTGGAAGCCGCGAAGAAAGAGGCGATCGATCTGATTGAGTCGCTGCGCGAGGCCAACGCCTTCCAGCCCAACATCGCGGACGAGGCGATGGTGATCGCCTTCGACACGACCGCCGAGGTCGTCGCCAACTTCACC from Phycisphaeraceae bacterium includes the following:
- a CDS encoding DUF58 domain-containing protein — protein: MLRTTTISRPTSIDDLLDGRLAARISQLDLASKKIFAGKMKGERRSKKRGESVEFADHRPYVTGDDLRHIDWNIFGRLDRLFLKLFLEEEDLSLHVVIDASASSDCGEPNKFLFMQKAAMALSYLGLANYNRVAATAIGGGPRAEGSISGSIRDLRGKRRALEMGSFLCGLTPEGPTNFGEAAKRISLTRRGRGVMVVLSDFFMKEGYETGLRLLVGRGYDVFAIQVLSPQEVAPEIAGDLRLKDVEDGDMAEVTISAPLIKKYKQNLAAYCDQFRLFCARREITAITVQSDLSVEALILDYLQTRGLLR